In one window of Carassius auratus strain Wakin chromosome 28, ASM336829v1, whole genome shotgun sequence DNA:
- the LOC113047332 gene encoding cytokine receptor-like factor 3 yields MSIEAEALLQEAKESIEAAQNYRSELQQRLHGLSQARKQVRGSASQTREALQRHFQELQTAVSRLLTERLSALLQEVDSIELDSVSPLDDCQKLIEHGVSTADELLREGEAAIRCGINEKEDKLGSFTKKALQIQLDSLPEVPALVDVPCLSAQLDDSLLHMFRTHVARHGSVASHPPVQIEELVERPGGVLVRWCKVDDDFSPQDYRLQYRRGNSSQYEDAYIGRDTEFLVLQLDPHIDHLFRVCARGEGRTEWSPWSIPQTGYTTLAPHEWLPGVDGYILSSRKNIAMRNDSSPGHGGVLYSNSPSYFCGQTLTFKITAAGQTDKRDGLGVCADSRTATDSLQRDQAVCISTNGAVFVNGKEMTNQLPAITVGSSVTFDMEVVNLFPVSNNNNPSDGGNFKLRVTIGSGNREVVFDWLLDQVVDSLFFGCSFTHPGWKVLVF; encoded by the exons ATGTCAATAGAGGCAGAGGCGTTGCTGCAGGAGGCGAAGGAGAGCATTGAAGCAGCCCAAAACTACAGGAGCGAGCTACAACAGAGACTGCACGGACTCAGCCAGGCACGCAAACAG gtgcgcGGCAGTGCCAGTCAGACGCGCGAGGCTCTGCAGCGGCACTTTCAGGAGCTACAGACGGCAGTGAGTCGACTGCTGACCGAGAGGCTGAGTGCTCTGCTGCAAGAGGTGGACAGCATCGAGCTGGACAGTGTCAGTCCCTTAGATGACTGTCAGAAGCTGATTGAGCATGGAGTCAGCACAGCTGATGAGCTGCTTCGAGAGG GGGAGGCTGCCATCCGCTGTGGCATAAATGAGAAGGAGGACAAGCTGGGCAGCTTCACTAAGAAAGCCCTGCAGATCCAGTTGGACAG TCTGCCCGAGGTGCCTGCGCTGGTGGACGTGCCGTGTCTGTCTGCGCAGCTGGACGACTCTTTGCTGCATATGTTCCGTACACACGTGGCTCGGCACGGCAGCGTGGCCTCTCATCCGCCCGTCCAGATTGAGGAGCTGGTGGAGAGACCCGGTGGTGTGCTGGTGCGCTGGTGCAAG GTGGACGATGACTTCTCCCCGCAGGATTACCGGTTGCAGTACCGTCGTGGTAACTCTTCTCAGTATGAGGACGCGTACATTGGAAGAGACACCGAGTTCCTGGTGCTCCAGCTTGACCCGCACATTGACCACCTGTTTCGTGTGTGTGCCAGAGGAGAGGGCCGAACCGAATGGAGCCCGTGGAGCATCCCGCAGACCGGCTACACCACACTCGCACCCCACG AATGGCTTCCAGGCGTGGATGGGTACATTTTAAGCAGTAGGAAGAACATCGCCATGCGCAATGACTCATCGCCTGGTCACGGGGGTGTCCTGTACTCCAACTCCCCCTCGTACTTCTGTGGGCAGACCCTCACCTTCAA GATCACAGCTGCTGGACAGACAGATAAGCGTGACGGTTTGGGTGTATGTGCGGACAGCAGGACTGCCACAGACTCACTGCAGAGGGATCAGGCGGTCTGCATCTCCACTAATG GTGCTGTGTTTGTGAATGGAAAGGAGATGACCAACCAGCTTCCAGCCATCACTGTTGGCTCTTCTGTGACCTTTGACATGGAAGTAGTCAACCTCTTTCCTGTGAGCAACAATAACAACCCCAGCGATGGTGGCAACTTCAAGCTGAGGGTGACGATTGGCTCAGGGAACAGGGAAGTGGTGTTTGATTGGCTGCTGGATCAGGTGGTGGACAGCCTTTTCTTTGGCTGCTCCTTCACGCACCCTGGATGGAAAGTGCTGGTGTTTTGA